A single Oncorhynchus nerka isolate Pitt River linkage group LG10, Oner_Uvic_2.0, whole genome shotgun sequence DNA region contains:
- the LOC115136437 gene encoding CUE domain-containing protein 1-like has protein sequence MMTSLFRRRNSGNHGDVASHSDSPVPAELNNGNPSGGGQTVRRLEFNQAMEDFRTMFPSMEQEVIECVLRANHGAVDSTIDQLLQMSLEGHGSDDGSDSEDSIPPEILERTLEPDSSDEEPPPVYSPPSYDMHIYDRKYPDQVLPTASPPPSFDASQSRPCQPPPGPHPPASQRQIGSYRNWNPPLLGNLPDDFLRILPQQLDSLPRSHSSLTPTSLTQPSCSSSLLSMTQQVEPGAGAAARAGQVGMETDQERKLKQYLEDERIALFLQNEEFMRELQRNREFLIALERDRLQYESKASKSHHSPAFMGTSTPGDNCASGSGEACTNVTDDALFRDKLKHMGKSTRKKLFEIARAFSENTRRRKTKRRALMKHHSLGNAASTANLLEDEEAGHLSEEDSMLKRPGPQEEEVPQQEVLS, from the exons ATGATGACCAGCCTGTTCCGCCGCCGCAACAGTGGTAACCATGGTGACGTGGCGTCACACAGCGACAGCCCAGTCCCAGCTGAACTCAACAACGGTAATCCCAGTGGGGGTGGGCAAACGGTGCGGCGTCTGGAGTTCAACCAGGCTATGGAGGACTTCAGGACTATGTTCCCCAGCATGGAGCAGGAGGTGATAGAGTGTGTGCTGCGGGCCAACCACGGAGCCGTGGACTCCACTATCGACCAGCTGCTCCAGATGAGCCTGGAAGGACACGGCTCTGATGACGGCTCCGACTCAGAGGACAGCATCCCCCCTGAG ATCTTGGAGCGGACGTTGGAGCCGGACAGCTCTGACGAGGAGCCCCCGCCGGTCTACTCTCCGCCCTCCTATGACATGCACATCTACGACAGGAAGTACCCAGATCAGGTCCTGCCCACAGCATCACCACCACCCAG CTTTGATGCCAGTCAATCCCGTCCCTGCCAGCCCCCTCCTGGTCCACACCCTCCTGCCAGTCAAAGGCAGATTGGAAGTTACAGGAACTGGAACCCACCGTTACTAGGCAACCTCCCTGATGATTTCCTCCGGATCCTGCCTCAGCAGCTGGACAGTCTGCCA CGCTCTCACAGCAGCCTAACGCCGACTAGTCTGACCCAGCCCTCCTGCTCTTCCTCCCTGTTGTCCATGACGCAGCAGGTTGAGCCTGGGGCTGGGGCGGCGGCCAGGGCAGGCCAGGTTGGCATGGAGACGGACCAGGAGAGAAAGCTGAAGCAGTACTTGGAGGATGAGCGCATAGCCCTCTTCCTGCAGAACGAGGAGTTTATGAGGGAGCTGCAGCGCAACCGCGAGTTCCTCATCGCCCTTGAGAGAG ATCGGCTGCAGTATGAGTCAAAGGCATCCAAGTCCCATCATTCACCAGCTTTCATGGGGACGTCCACTCCAG GAGATAATTGTGCCTCAGGCTCTGGGGAGGCCTGCACCAATGTTACAGATGACGCCTTGTTCCGTGACAAACTCAAGCACATGGGCAAAT CTACGCGAAAGAAGCTTTTTGAAATCGCTAGAGCTTTCTCTGAAAACACCCGAAGAAGAAAAACAAAAAGGAGGGCCCTCATGAAACATCATTC ACTGGGTAATGCTGCCTCCACTGCCAACCTCTTGGAAGATGAAGAAGCTGGACACCTGAGTG AGGAGGACAGCATGCTCAAGAGACCAGGCCCTCAGGAAGAGGAGGTGCCCCAACAGGAAGTGTTATCATG A